A genomic window from Flavobacterium phycosphaerae includes:
- a CDS encoding Ig-like domain-containing protein: MKKILLLLIVASFYSITTRAQCTITGATVNSSTLSCASLASCSTIYVGNGTNATVLNMNANLDLTCLGAIQFVIRNNASIDFSNGNYDLSFAANTAIIVEAGGNLSAGTNCSASDLIKVGGTKVASCNGSGGGVLMDFPTLVSGGGYNTVNTTGTTICASGSATITAAKNPTPSATTVYEWFTVATGGTPFLTTTVTSSPYSTTYTTPTLSANTTYYVQATTGSVTTLRKAVTVTVTAAPAAPTVTPTSPGCNVANGSITITAPTGAGYTYSTNGTTYTNTTGVFNSMAAGTYSVTAKNSTGCISSSTSVTLSQPSNTWNGTVWSSGTPPTSSQRIVFSGDFSSSSDITGCSCHVTSGNVVFTAGTTLSLVNEVKVTAGSLSFDDTASLVQTNDAAVNSGNITYSRQTSPLKLYDYTYWSSPVAGAALSQLATSSMCYSFSPSINNWVYQANSTAMTPGVGYIGRTPDPLLSATLQTNFVGVPNNGVVNVSIVKSTGAYNLIGNPYPSAIDIDLFLTDATNSTVVNGTIYFWTHNTSITNNNYTINDYAKYNFTGGVRTSTPALSGNIYPTGKIGAGQGFFIEANTAKANGTYTASFKNAMRVTNTNTQFFRNSNTAANSSVSSIEKHRLWLSLTDTQGAYNQMLLGYVTGATNDFDTMFDGKTMPVGNPVAIYTMVGDYDLSIQGKSLPFSENDVIPVAYSTTTNGTLTISLENFDGLFENQNVYMLDKVTGVYHDMKSGDFTFTTTSGTFESRFELHFTNTALGTVVPDFNAAVVVLTNQHQLTVLCEASPIAKLEVFDLSGKQIFSQSGLNTTNFQTGNLSVGTQALLVKITLENDITVIKKTLMN; the protein is encoded by the coding sequence ATGAAAAAAATACTACTTTTATTAATCGTCGCTTCATTTTATTCGATCACGACCAGAGCACAATGTACTATTACGGGAGCTACCGTTAATTCAAGTACGTTAAGTTGTGCTTCATTGGCTTCATGTTCTACTATTTATGTTGGTAACGGAACAAATGCTACAGTCTTGAATATGAATGCTAACTTGGATTTGACTTGTTTAGGAGCCATCCAGTTTGTTATTAGAAACAATGCCAGTATTGATTTCTCTAATGGTAATTATGATTTGTCCTTTGCGGCTAACACCGCTATCATAGTTGAAGCCGGAGGAAATTTAAGTGCCGGAACTAACTGTAGTGCCTCAGATTTGATAAAGGTAGGAGGCACCAAAGTAGCTTCATGTAACGGTAGTGGTGGAGGAGTTTTAATGGATTTCCCTACTTTGGTTTCAGGTGGTGGCTATAACACCGTTAATACAACAGGGACAACTATATGTGCTTCAGGTTCAGCAACGATAACAGCGGCTAAAAATCCTACGCCTTCAGCCACAACAGTTTATGAATGGTTTACAGTTGCTACAGGTGGAACTCCTTTCTTAACGACTACAGTTACTTCAAGTCCTTATTCGACTACTTACACGACACCAACATTATCCGCTAATACAACTTATTATGTTCAGGCGACCACTGGTTCGGTTACTACGCTAAGAAAAGCAGTAACGGTAACAGTAACAGCAGCACCTGCCGCACCTACAGTAACGCCTACAAGTCCGGGTTGTAATGTTGCCAATGGTTCAATTACTATAACAGCACCTACCGGAGCTGGCTATACCTATAGTACTAACGGAACAACTTATACTAACACAACAGGAGTGTTTAACTCAATGGCTGCTGGCACGTATAGTGTTACAGCAAAAAATAGTACTGGCTGTATATCTTCAAGTACAAGCGTAACGTTAAGCCAGCCATCAAATACTTGGAACGGAACCGTTTGGTCATCAGGAACTCCTCCTACAAGTTCACAACGAATTGTTTTTTCAGGAGATTTTTCTTCTTCCTCTGATATAACCGGATGTTCTTGTCATGTAACATCAGGAAATGTAGTTTTTACTGCCGGAACAACTTTATCTCTTGTTAATGAGGTAAAAGTAACTGCAGGTTCTTTATCTTTTGATGATACGGCCAGTTTGGTACAAACCAATGATGCTGCTGTCAATTCAGGTAACATTACTTATAGTAGACAAACCTCTCCACTTAAATTATATGATTATACTTATTGGTCATCTCCGGTAGCCGGTGCTGCTTTAAGTCAATTGGCTACCAGCTCAATGTGTTATTCATTTAGTCCCAGTATCAACAATTGGGTTTACCAAGCCAACTCAACCGCAATGACACCGGGAGTGGGGTATATCGGAAGAACACCAGACCCTTTATTGTCTGCTACACTCCAAACAAATTTTGTCGGAGTTCCTAACAATGGAGTGGTTAATGTTTCTATAGTGAAAAGTACCGGAGCCTATAATCTTATCGGTAATCCTTATCCATCTGCTATTGATATTGATTTATTCCTAACAGATGCTACCAACTCAACAGTTGTAAATGGAACCATTTATTTTTGGACACACAACACCAGCATTACCAATAATAATTATACTATTAATGATTATGCAAAATATAATTTTACAGGAGGTGTAAGAACTTCAACACCTGCTCTTTCAGGAAATATTTACCCAACAGGAAAAATAGGAGCAGGTCAAGGATTTTTTATTGAAGCCAATACAGCCAAAGCGAATGGAACTTATACAGCTTCTTTTAAAAATGCTATGCGTGTAACGAATACAAATACTCAATTCTTTAGAAATAGTAATACGGCTGCTAATTCATCAGTATCATCTATAGAAAAACATAGATTGTGGTTGTCATTGACCGATACACAAGGCGCTTATAACCAAATGTTATTGGGATATGTTACCGGAGCTACTAATGATTTTGATACCATGTTTGATGGTAAAACAATGCCGGTTGGGAATCCTGTAGCAATTTATACTATGGTAGGTGACTATGATTTATCTATTCAAGGTAAAAGTTTACCTTTTTCAGAAAATGATGTAATTCCTGTAGCCTATAGCACGACTACTAATGGAACTTTAACCATAAGCTTAGAGAACTTTGACGGATTGTTTGAAAATCAGAATGTTTATATGCTTGATAAGGTAACAGGTGTGTATCATGATATGAAATCAGGCGATTTTACATTTACTACTACAAGCGGTACTTTTGAAAGTCGTTTCGAACTTCATTTCACTAACACGGCTCTAGGTACGGTTGTTCCCGATTTCAATGCTGCTGTTGTGGTGTTAACGAATCAACATCAACTTACTGTTCTTTGTGAAGCCTCACCAATTGCTAAACTAGAAGTGTTTGATCTTTCAGGAAAACAAATCTTCTCGCAAAGCGGATTAAACACTACTAATTTCCAAACCGGAAACTTATCAGTTGGCACACAAGCACTTTTAGTAAAAATAACATTAGAAAACGATATAACAGTAATCAAAAAAACGTTGATGAACTAA
- a CDS encoding DNA alkylation repair protein: protein MTVSDIMNELEAKGSDTIKNILLKHGVKEPFFGVKIEYLKIIEKKIKKDYALALELYATGNADAMYLAGLIADDEKMTKEDLQTWVEMAESNNINTYALPWVAAGSRYGFEMGLQWIDAKKEHIAVAGWATLGGWATLKTDSELDIAVYKNLLTRVANEIHTAGNREKQAMNGFIIAVGTYIAELSEDAVATANKIGILSVDMNGTACKVPLATDYIKKASDRGTIGKKKKKLKC from the coding sequence ATGACAGTTTCCGATATCATGAATGAACTCGAGGCCAAGGGCAGCGACACCATTAAAAACATTTTGCTCAAACATGGTGTAAAAGAACCCTTTTTTGGAGTTAAAATTGAGTACCTAAAAATCATTGAAAAGAAAATTAAAAAGGATTATGCGCTGGCACTAGAGCTTTATGCTACCGGTAATGCAGATGCTATGTACTTGGCGGGCTTAATTGCCGATGATGAAAAAATGACGAAGGAAGATTTGCAAACTTGGGTGGAAATGGCAGAGTCCAACAACATTAACACTTACGCCTTACCATGGGTAGCGGCCGGTAGTCGGTATGGTTTTGAAATGGGCCTGCAATGGATTGATGCTAAGAAAGAACACATAGCTGTAGCGGGTTGGGCTACTTTAGGAGGCTGGGCTACACTCAAAACTGACAGCGAATTAGACATCGCCGTCTATAAAAATTTATTAACCCGAGTAGCAAATGAAATACATACCGCAGGAAACCGCGAAAAACAAGCTATGAATGGTTTTATTATAGCCGTCGGAACCTATATAGCTGAATTATCCGAAGATGCCGTTGCCACTGCTAATAAAATTGGGATACTAAGTGTAGATATGAATGGCACCGCCTGCAAAGTCCCTTTAGCAACTGATTATATTAAAAAAGCCAGTGACAGAGGTACAATTGGTAAGAAAAAAAAGAAATTGAAATGCTAA
- a CDS encoding MBOAT family O-acyltransferase: MVFNSYTFVVFFILILFLHNLPLSWRVKKINLLAASYIFYAAWNPPFILLLWLSTVVDFFVGRALYTQENPHKKKLLLVISLIGNLGMLCFFKYGTFLLDNFVAVCHLVGFNFHPATPNIILPAGISFYTFTTLCYTIDMFKKRSEPVKSLLDFSLFVTFFPHLVAGPIVRPPQLVSQFESPRVASRKQMMDGLLLLTLGLFMKVVLADSMLSDTADTVFDAHDALPMLDAWIGVFAFSGQIFLDFAGYSTCAIGVALCLGFVLPQNFNYPYAAIGFSDFWKRWHITLSSWLRDYLYIPLGGNRHGKMRTYFALMMTMLLGGLWHGANWTFVAWGGLHGIYLWVEKYYKDRKNIDNPKGIVDENSQWVGFFYAFLTFMLVNVTWVFFRSDTFGKAWQLLCAMSGFASGDKALLTTLAILKVAIIVPLILLCHWVMRNTKVLDVAHRVSWLWLSLVWSFLLLAIIFAQESGSSFIYFQF, translated from the coding sequence ATGGTATTCAATTCGTACACTTTCGTCGTATTTTTTATACTGATATTATTCTTGCACAACTTACCGTTGTCGTGGAGGGTTAAGAAAATCAATTTACTGGCCGCCAGTTATATCTTCTATGCTGCTTGGAATCCCCCTTTTATACTGTTGCTGTGGTTGTCAACAGTAGTCGATTTCTTTGTGGGAAGAGCTTTGTATACCCAAGAGAACCCGCATAAAAAGAAACTCTTATTAGTCATCAGTCTGATTGGCAATTTAGGCATGCTCTGTTTCTTTAAATACGGTACTTTTTTGCTCGATAATTTTGTTGCAGTTTGCCATTTGGTTGGGTTCAATTTTCATCCGGCTACACCTAATATTATTCTGCCGGCAGGGATTTCGTTTTACACTTTTACCACCTTGTGTTATACGATTGATATGTTCAAAAAGAGAAGTGAACCGGTAAAATCACTGCTCGACTTTTCCTTGTTCGTGACTTTCTTTCCGCACTTGGTGGCAGGACCAATAGTAAGACCTCCGCAATTAGTCTCTCAGTTTGAATCGCCAAGAGTTGCTTCGCGCAAGCAAATGATGGATGGTTTATTACTGCTTACGTTAGGTTTATTCATGAAAGTAGTTTTGGCCGATAGTATGTTGTCGGACACGGCTGATACCGTTTTTGATGCCCATGATGCTTTGCCTATGCTTGATGCTTGGATTGGTGTGTTTGCTTTTTCGGGACAAATTTTTCTTGATTTTGCCGGCTATTCTACTTGTGCTATTGGTGTAGCATTGTGTTTAGGTTTTGTACTGCCTCAAAATTTCAATTATCCATATGCCGCTATAGGCTTTTCCGATTTTTGGAAACGTTGGCACATTACTTTGTCAAGTTGGTTAAGAGACTATTTATACATTCCGTTAGGAGGTAATCGTCATGGTAAAATGAGGACATATTTTGCCCTAATGATGACTATGTTATTAGGCGGATTATGGCATGGTGCCAATTGGACGTTTGTAGCTTGGGGTGGTTTGCATGGCATTTACCTTTGGGTAGAGAAATATTATAAAGATCGTAAAAACATCGATAACCCTAAAGGCATTGTCGATGAAAACAGTCAATGGGTTGGTTTTTTCTATGCCTTTTTAACGTTTATGCTGGTGAATGTAACTTGGGTGTTTTTCCGTTCGGATACATTTGGAAAAGCTTGGCAATTACTTTGTGCAATGTCTGGGTTTGCTTCAGGAGATAAAGCCTTATTAACTACGTTAGCCATTTTAAAGGTTGCTATTATTGTCCCGTTGATTTTGTTATGCCACTGGGTAATGCGCAATACCAAAGTGCTCGATGTAGCTCATAGAGTATCGTGGCTGTGGCTAAGTTTAGTTTGGTCATTTCTGTTATTGGCTATTATTTTCGCTCAAGAAAGTGGTAGCTCCTTTATCTATTTTCAATTTTAA
- a CDS encoding T9SS type A sorting domain-containing protein: MKKLYITGLLLVLSALLQAQTFEWLATPAITFSANPEGIGYPTATDQLGNTFVCGFKDNAHPYTDIFGNLWFLKFNPSGQVVFSKVISGTVNAYKMLVDGAGNLYIAAAYIDEIQVDDLHLTTNLQGVKPILLKFDNNGNLLWHKTIPDMFVEHFKALAIDEQQNIYIGYDTYMDSYIEKLDANGNSLQLITQTQVKSISSVSIDTEGNIFATGSCAETNVSFNGTPMTNTLPYNTYLVKYNSYGQMQWMHFVEDVTCPEPQVLVRTPDEVYFSSYLFGNYTFGNLTTEGPINGFSDFFLAKLNSNGVYQWVKEVPGAGEVIVGNRNYLALDTNGNLYLTARTRGTIQWSPTISTQTAGFNHDLIVLKYNPQGEVLWAKLAGGNSEDRADGITVLPDNNVVLTGIVNGDVTFDALTHNSAGFAYYPFVSKLNTTTLNVNSPSLHSISVYPNPAQTTLVLAAKDYTETASIYNLLGQKLKTVNCRNETTTIDITTLPKGTYFIRLENNQVIRFVKA; encoded by the coding sequence ATGAAAAAGCTGTACATCACAGGTCTTTTACTGGTTCTTTCAGCATTATTACAAGCTCAAACCTTTGAATGGTTAGCAACGCCTGCTATAACTTTTAGTGCTAATCCCGAAGGCATTGGGTATCCAACCGCTACTGATCAGCTGGGAAACACTTTTGTATGTGGATTTAAAGATAATGCCCATCCTTATACAGATATCTTTGGCAATCTTTGGTTTTTGAAATTCAATCCTAGCGGACAAGTAGTATTTAGTAAAGTTATTAGCGGTACAGTCAATGCCTATAAAATGTTGGTTGACGGTGCTGGTAATTTATATATTGCGGCAGCTTACATTGATGAAATTCAGGTGGATGATTTACATCTGACGACCAATCTTCAAGGAGTAAAACCTATTTTATTAAAATTTGACAACAACGGAAATTTGCTATGGCACAAAACCATACCCGATATGTTTGTAGAACATTTTAAGGCATTGGCTATTGACGAGCAACAAAATATTTACATTGGTTATGACACTTATATGGATTCATATATTGAAAAACTGGATGCCAATGGAAATTCACTACAGCTAATTACACAAACACAAGTAAAATCTATTTCAAGTGTAAGTATAGATACTGAAGGAAACATCTTCGCTACAGGTTCCTGTGCCGAAACCAATGTAAGCTTCAATGGGACTCCCATGACGAATACTTTGCCCTATAATACCTACTTGGTCAAATACAACTCCTACGGTCAAATGCAATGGATGCATTTTGTGGAAGATGTTACCTGTCCTGAGCCACAGGTATTGGTTCGTACTCCTGATGAAGTCTATTTCAGTTCCTATTTATTTGGAAATTATACTTTTGGAAACCTCACTACTGAAGGTCCCATTAATGGCTTTAGCGATTTCTTTTTGGCTAAACTCAATTCGAATGGTGTTTACCAATGGGTGAAAGAAGTGCCCGGAGCCGGAGAAGTCATAGTAGGTAACCGCAATTATCTGGCGTTGGATACCAATGGAAATTTATACCTAACGGCCAGAACCAGAGGAACTATTCAATGGAGTCCAACAATAAGCACACAAACAGCAGGTTTTAACCATGACCTAATAGTATTAAAATACAATCCGCAAGGGGAAGTGTTATGGGCTAAATTGGCCGGAGGCAACTCAGAAGACCGAGCTGATGGCATTACGGTATTACCGGATAACAATGTGGTACTAACCGGTATAGTCAACGGGGATGTAACTTTTGATGCGCTAACACATAATTCAGCCGGTTTTGCCTATTATCCCTTTGTGTCCAAACTTAATACCACAACACTAAATGTAAACAGTCCATCACTGCACAGTATATCGGTTTATCCCAATCCTGCGCAAACTACTTTAGTCCTTGCGGCTAAGGATTATACCGAAACGGCCAGTATCTACAATCTTTTGGGACAAAAATTAAAAACCGTAAACTGTAGGAACGAAACAACCACAATCGATATTACAACTCTACCCAAAGGAACCTATTTTATCCGATTAGAAAACAACCAAGTCATTCGTTTTGTAAAAGCGTAA
- a CDS encoding SHOCT domain-containing protein produces the protein MKFIASRLSSGNKIFPAEIYLEPTGVTIKIPGLFSGETKHFDYEHIASVEIDTPLVGFSSITIFAGGTMMAANGFTKAEVKQIKEGIEKGKLEVKNSQRESSPTQTQPSSSLADELKKLKELVDAGVITSEEFDQQKRKMLGQ, from the coding sequence ATGAAATTTATAGCTTCTCGCCTTTCTTCCGGCAACAAAATATTTCCCGCAGAGATTTATTTAGAACCCACCGGAGTTACTATTAAAATTCCGGGGCTTTTTAGCGGAGAAACCAAACATTTTGATTACGAGCATATTGCTTCAGTAGAAATTGATACCCCTTTAGTAGGCTTTTCTTCAATTACCATTTTTGCAGGAGGTACTATGATGGCGGCTAACGGGTTTACAAAAGCCGAAGTAAAACAAATTAAGGAAGGTATAGAAAAAGGCAAGCTGGAAGTAAAAAACAGTCAGCGTGAATCGTCACCAACACAGACTCAGCCTTCATCCAGCTTAGCTGATGAGTTGAAGAAACTGAAAGAATTGGTAGATGCCGGTGTGATAACTTCTGAAGAGTTTGACCAACAAAAAAGAAAAATGTTGGGGCAATAA
- a CDS encoding helix-turn-helix domain-containing protein, whose product MNTPVLLVKNMVCQRCVMMVEAILTAEEIAFHKVVFGEIHLTTALTPIKKEILKAKLNQVGFELIDSPIGGVVEKIKQLVIKRARNEAEGEDSKSKLSVYLSDKLHHEYTYLSSLFSAVEGRTIENYFIEQRIEKAKELLVYDQLTLSQIAFQLEYSSVAHLSTQFKKITGLTPTYFKEIGSQKRKALDQV is encoded by the coding sequence ATGAACACTCCTGTACTTTTAGTCAAAAATATGGTTTGCCAACGTTGTGTGATGATGGTGGAAGCTATTTTAACAGCTGAAGAAATTGCATTTCACAAGGTTGTTTTTGGCGAAATTCATTTAACAACGGCTCTAACACCCATCAAAAAAGAAATCCTGAAAGCAAAATTAAATCAAGTAGGTTTTGAACTTATTGATAGCCCTATAGGTGGTGTAGTTGAAAAAATTAAACAGTTGGTTATTAAAAGAGCTCGTAATGAAGCCGAAGGGGAGGACAGTAAAAGCAAGCTGTCGGTTTACTTGTCGGATAAACTGCATCATGAATATACTTACCTGAGTAGTTTATTCTCGGCGGTTGAAGGCCGTACCATCGAAAATTATTTTATTGAACAACGCATCGAAAAAGCCAAAGAACTACTGGTTTACGATCAACTTACCCTGTCGCAAATTGCATTTCAATTAGAATACAGCAGTGTGGCACATCTTTCTACCCAATTTAAAAAGATAACCGGATTAACACCAACTTACTTTAAAGAAATAGGCTCTCAAAAACGTAAAGCATTGGACCAAGTTTAA
- a CDS encoding response regulator, producing the protein METSLSIFYLNNSHDDLASFKNVAEELGNKVLVFKGGYEMLQALRSQTTTPDMIFLDTHMPIVNGEEVLEVLKKSREWKNIPVVIVSGAFPKKLARHFFQMGANYLMKKHHNPNYKNDITQALQINLHKPQAAS; encoded by the coding sequence ATGGAAACTTCTTTATCGATATTTTATCTTAATAACAGCCATGATGATTTGGCCAGTTTTAAAAATGTGGCTGAAGAATTAGGGAATAAAGTTTTGGTGTTTAAGGGTGGTTATGAGATGTTACAGGCACTTAGAAGCCAAACCACAACTCCCGATATGATATTTTTGGATACACACATGCCAATTGTTAATGGTGAAGAAGTGTTGGAGGTGTTAAAAAAATCCAGAGAATGGAAGAACATTCCTGTGGTTATCGTTTCCGGTGCTTTTCCCAAAAAACTGGCCCGTCATTTTTTTCAAATGGGTGCCAATTATTTAATGAAAAAACACCACAATCCTAATTATAAAAACGACATAACACAAGCACTCCAAATTAATTTACACAAACCTCAAGCGGCCAGTTGA
- a CDS encoding PKD domain-containing protein, with protein sequence MKKLVSYLYVCLIYIGFSTGLFAQPANDACGSAIPIAVTAGSCNSTFYTNVAATTVGDPATPACWSPNSLSHSVWFSFVATLADIEISTNFSGTLANTQLAVFSGSCGSLTQIACQEDINPATGLYHTDIILHGLTVGNTYYLLVDGNGNTTGTFGICAQEALPIGPTLPVQDCITASTLCNLNSVSVPNGTGSVGVNQESPSCFGAPGERSSNWYSFTVATSGILQFAITPTSVIDYDFAVFNTSSSCPGTEISCNWSGTTGPGGVTGLGCSGPQCNPTFTVTAGQTYTILVDRFTATSSAGFTLDFTGTTATVTSPNPSFTATTACVGTPTQFTNTTNGNYTYNWTFGDGFTSTLKNPTHTYAAAGTYNATLLLTAVPGDVKTL encoded by the coding sequence ATGAAAAAACTAGTTTCCTATCTGTATGTATGTTTGATTTACATCGGTTTTTCAACCGGTCTTTTTGCCCAACCCGCAAATGATGCCTGTGGTTCCGCCATACCGATAGCTGTAACTGCCGGAAGCTGTAATTCTACTTTTTATACTAATGTTGCTGCTACCACAGTAGGAGATCCCGCCACCCCGGCCTGTTGGTCTCCAAATAGTTTAAGTCATTCCGTTTGGTTTTCTTTTGTAGCCACTTTGGCTGATATAGAAATTTCAACCAACTTCAGTGGAACTTTAGCCAATACACAATTAGCGGTTTTTAGCGGAAGCTGTGGCTCTTTAACCCAAATTGCCTGTCAGGAAGATATCAATCCGGCTACCGGTTTATATCATACCGATATCATCTTACATGGTTTAACTGTTGGCAACACTTATTATTTGCTAGTAGACGGCAACGGAAATACTACGGGAACTTTTGGAATTTGTGCTCAGGAAGCTTTACCCATCGGGCCTACTTTACCGGTACAAGACTGTATAACAGCTTCTACATTATGTAATCTCAACAGTGTTTCGGTACCAAACGGAACCGGAAGTGTTGGGGTTAATCAAGAAAGTCCATCTTGTTTTGGAGCACCGGGAGAACGTTCTTCAAATTGGTATAGTTTTACAGTAGCCACATCGGGAATATTGCAATTTGCTATTACGCCTACTTCTGTAATTGATTATGATTTTGCCGTTTTCAATACCTCAAGCTCCTGTCCGGGTACAGAAATATCTTGTAACTGGAGCGGTACTACAGGACCAGGTGGCGTTACAGGTTTAGGCTGTTCCGGACCTCAATGCAACCCTACTTTTACAGTTACAGCGGGACAGACTTATACGATTCTTGTAGATCGATTTACAGCAACTTCATCGGCAGGATTCACATTAGATTTTACCGGTACCACAGCCACCGTTACGAGCCCCAACCCTTCTTTTACAGCTACAACCGCTTGCGTGGGAACACCAACTCAATTCACCAATACTACTAACGGAAATTACACCTATAATTGGACTTTTGGCGATGGATTCACTTCCACATTAAAAAATCCGACCCATACTTATGCAGCAGCGGGAACTTACAACGCCACACTTTTATTAACAGCTGTTCCGGGGGATGTCAAAACGCTATAA